Proteins from one Candidatus Dependentiae bacterium genomic window:
- the gatA gene encoding Asp-tRNA(Asn)/Glu-tRNA(Gln) amidotransferase subunit GatA, whose amino-acid sequence MKSFSTIRSLKERIEKKEITSQEVLNHYIDRFKTYNEKIGAALEVFSSDSIVTSSKKDGSLHGIPGLIKDNIAQQNRGLTCASRILADFTSPYDATASERLKNEGAFLVGRANMDEFAMGSSTETSAFLKTKNPWNLDCVPGGSSGGSAAAVAAGLVPWALGSDTGGSVRQPAAFCGIVGFKPTYGLVSRYGLVAYGSSLDQIGIFTHTAYDAAMVCSVISGHDVKDSTTLMVEKTDYTQSLDGTLPDNLTIGIVDNALHAEGMDSEVVAAIEQAIEQYEAMGVKVKRVSLPTLDYAAAAYFILSRAEAASNLARFDGVRYGMRTKDAGNLKQMYEKTRHDGFGDEVKARIMVGNYVLSAGHADQFYDGAQKVQRLIRREFVKAFADVDLLIMPTHPAPAFKFGAYANNKLQMDLQDYFTCAMNLAGNPAISIPCGMSKDGLPIGMQLVGPHLSESLLFQAAHAYQEKTEWHEMHPQGF is encoded by the coding sequence ATGAAATCATTTTCAACTATTCGCTCATTAAAAGAACGTATTGAAAAAAAAGAGATAACCTCTCAAGAAGTTTTAAATCATTATATTGATCGTTTTAAAACCTATAATGAAAAAATAGGCGCAGCATTAGAAGTTTTTTCATCTGACTCCATTGTCACATCGAGTAAAAAAGATGGCTCATTACATGGCATTCCCGGACTGATAAAAGATAATATTGCACAACAAAATCGTGGGCTAACCTGTGCGTCTCGCATTTTGGCCGATTTCACCAGTCCTTATGATGCAACCGCATCGGAACGATTAAAAAATGAAGGTGCATTTTTAGTTGGTCGTGCAAATATGGATGAATTTGCTATGGGAAGTTCAACCGAAACATCTGCATTTTTAAAAACAAAAAATCCATGGAATCTTGATTGTGTGCCCGGTGGCTCAAGTGGCGGTTCAGCAGCTGCAGTTGCTGCAGGATTAGTTCCTTGGGCATTAGGTTCCGATACCGGTGGATCAGTTCGTCAACCGGCAGCATTTTGCGGCATTGTCGGTTTTAAGCCGACTTATGGCTTGGTTTCTCGTTATGGATTGGTTGCTTACGGTTCTTCTCTCGATCAAATTGGTATTTTTACCCATACAGCTTATGATGCCGCAATGGTATGTTCGGTAATCTCGGGACATGATGTGAAAGATAGTACCACTTTAATGGTTGAAAAAACTGATTATACACAAAGTCTTGATGGTACTTTGCCGGATAATTTGACTATTGGTATTGTTGATAATGCTTTGCATGCCGAAGGTATGGACAGTGAAGTTGTTGCTGCTATTGAACAAGCGATTGAACAATATGAAGCAATGGGTGTTAAGGTGAAACGTGTTTCATTGCCAACATTGGATTATGCTGCAGCAGCATATTTTATTTTAAGTCGTGCCGAAGCGGCATCGAATTTAGCACGTTTTGATGGTGTACGTTATGGTATGCGCACAAAAGATGCAGGAAATCTTAAGCAGATGTATGAAAAAACTCGCCATGATGGTTTTGGAGATGAAGTTAAGGCACGTATTATGGTGGGTAACTATGTACTTTCTGCCGGACATGCAGATCAATTTTATGATGGTGCACAAAAAGTACAACGTTTAATTCGACGTGAATTTGTAAAAGCATTTGCTGATGTTGATTTGTTAATCATGCCTACTCATCCGGCGCCGGCATTTAAATTCGGTGCATATGCTAATAATAAATTGCAAATGGATTTGCAAGACTACTTTACCTGCGCGATGAATTTAGCGGGGAACCCTGCAATTTCAATTCCGTGTGGTATGAGTAAAGATGGTTTGCCAATTGGTATGCAGTTAGTGGGTCCGCATCTTTCAGAGAGTTTGTTATTTCAAGCTGCTCATGCTTATCAAGAAAAAACTGAATGGCATGAGATGCACCCGCAAGGATTCTAA